AAACagtcaaattatttatcatgatTCTGGCTATTTGCTGACTGAATTCTTTCTCAGGTGACTAACACCCCATGGGGTGAAAGGGTATCATTTCTGTTCAACCCAAACTCAGATGTAGTTGCAAAATCTCTTCATGTTAGTCCTTTCATGGTAAGCCATCTTTAGGGATCACCTTGCCTTTTACTCTCCCTGTTTCAATTTGTTAGTCTCTGTTTTGACTTgacatgaaatttaagaaagtaaagaggattttttttttgaattttctggtcttaaactaaagatatgctaaatgtaccaaaattcttttaaatctcgtagtcttaaacatgccatgtGAAAGTTGGAATTAAAGAGTTTCCCCAAAAGAAGGAAagagacattcttttttaaacggactaaaaaagaaagtagGATAAACAAACTGAAATCGAGGGAGTATTTACTTACATCTATCTCTAGCTTAATCTGATTTTAGTGACCTTCAAAAGTGATGCATAACATCAATGTCATGCTCTTGATTTGTTATCTTGTACTGTTCATGAagcttgttctttctattttatgttttgtgctGATATCTTATGTTGCTTTCTCCTTGGTGATTATATGGTTATCATTATCCAAATCTCAAAACTGTTATGTAAAGGTTGAGATGGTTTAGAAATGCATAGAGTTTGCAATGCTACCTGTTATTGTGTCCAAGATACTTAAGGCATTTATACAATTTTGGTGGCACGTCTTTGCTTTTGCTGAACCTGAAATCAGAACTCTTTTCTTCTCACTGTTTCTAAAGTTTCCTGCCATTCCTCGGGCCGGTATATGCAGTGTGGTTAGGTACTTGAGCATTTACATTCACTCTCTGACAAGTACAAATATATTAATGTGATGAGGCTGAACAAACTATTGATCCTTTTAAACCCTTGCTACATGACTTGGTTGGCTACCATCCTGAAAGGTTCCTAGTTCCTACTATTCTAGTCCTGGTTTTTCAGGACTCTTTTTGGTGTTCAGTTGTTCAGTCATACATacttttttcttgtttgataGATTTGATTTTCATACGTAAAGACTCTTCATTAGCATTCcaatttcatcttatttttggATTTAACTTGGTCGTTGATATTCATTAGTAGCTTTGTGGAGTTGTTTGCAGGATATGCTAGGAAACTGGACCATGAAAACAAATACACCTGGGGATAATCTATTTGTAACAATTTCAGTAAATCATCCGAAACATGGTGAATATTTCTCAGCTTCATTGATGGCCAAAAGAGTATCATCCTCCACACATACTGATCTAGATTTATTCTTCTGGCTAATGCCTCACAAGGTTGCATTAGGGATATATTGGCAGGTAAGCCCTTAAGACTGGAAATAAATTCGTTGTTGATAACTGAATATCTTCCAATAGTTTAAATAAGCATCTGTTAATGCATCTTAGTTCAGTGGGCAATGATTTTCTTGGTTGAATCTATGTCATATGCTCGCTCTTTTTACTCCTAAATGACAAGTTTCTGCCTCGTATTAGGTTTTCCTGCTCCTCCAAATTAATTAGAAGATCCTCCAAAACTTGAATTTCGTTGCTTTTAGTTTTCTCACTGCATGCTTGATGCGCAAATCAGAAGTATTCTCTCCTGAATCATGTTTATTGATGTATTGATAATATATGTACCGGGATGAAGACTCTTTGACCGAACACTTGGCAAGCGCAGAAGGAACATATAGTCAACCCTGAGTCAGCTGGTGCCAACTTGGCCAAAGACCTAAGATCTCTTAACCTGTCCGAGAGGTCCAAGAGCCCAGACAATTCACCTTCCCGACGCCAGCCAAACTCTGAATATCAGGGATTTAATTTTATCACATCCAACAACCAGTGTCTTATCCCCGAGAGGTGTGGGAGGAGATCAAGGAATCGGTTAGAGTTAGGTTAACCGTTAAATATATATCACCTTTTCACACGTGATTCAAATTGACACTTTGTTTTATAGATACTGTAGCACATCATTGTTCATACATTTCTCGTTACTACTGTTGGCTATCAATTAGCTCTCGCTGCAATCACTAAGAATCACTCTCTCTTGTTGTTATTTCAATATGATTATTTACTTCATTACTGCCTTTTAAGTTATATTTGTTACAATTAGTATAGGAATGCCATTCATTCCCTTTCTCCTTTTCACTATATATCTCTCAGGCTCTCAAGCTTTGGTGGAAGGGCGTTCCTTTCTTGCAACATCCAAGGTACTATAATCCTAGATACAGAGAAGAAGCCATTCTATCTGATGAGAAGCTTCAATGTTGTCCGGCTTTTGCATTTGAGACACAGAACAATCAACAGGCTGGAGAGCACTGTTTCAGTCCTGCAGATCACTCAACTTCAAGACATCATGGCTTCACTTGGAGGGATGCAAAATGGCCCTGGTGCTAATTGCAGTAAGTTTCTAAAATATAACGTTAAGATCTTTCTCTTTCTTCGGGGCCAGTTTTTTAATGTTCCAGTAGTGTCTTGGAGTTTTGATTTGCATTGCAAAGTTAATAGGTAAGTGTTTACgtcaaaaaatttagattttcaattttcatgatAACCTTACAAAGTCAAGCTAGTACATTAATAGCATGAGGAAATTGTTGTACTGCTATTTCTGGAAACACGATAAGTAAATTCTGATTCAACTTAAAAAATAGAGCAGATCAACTAAATTTGAGCTGAGAGGTCTATATTAACTATTAAGGCTGCACTTGGTATGATATAATACTTTCAATTGAAATGTTACCATAACTTTTTTTGACAgtcaaaaacttaaaattaggAACAAGGTGGGAGTGGCCTCCGTGGTGGAGACTATATGACATACATATTTAGTCCAAAAGTTTGCTACAAGAATATATGTAATGCAAAAGGAAGCTAAGTTATTGCTTGAAGTCTTAGATGAAATAGGAGTGGTTCAACTCATACAGAACTAGGAATTAAACattcattataataaatattttcttccatCTCCATCCTGGCTCGCTCGATTTAAATCACCTGAAAGTAGCAAATTACCGACAAATCAATTAGGCACTTTAAATTGAGATCTTCGTAAAGTTAATCACTATGAGTCTTACAATGAATTCAAACAGTAAAGAGATGAGCAAATAAAAGAAAGGGTCTAGCTCATTTTAGTATCGCTTAGTAAGTGGCTGTTGTTGGAATAGAAAGTTTTAGAAGAATTAGGTTCGAATAAATTTGCTAGAAAAAGATAGCAGTAACTACAAGTGAATCAAATGTGATCTTACAATCTGTTTATTTGAGCTGTACACATTTTTGTCTTCTCTTAAAAATCGAAAAAAAGACGTACTCTGAATATCTGAAATGTTGGAACTTACttaaaagataagaaaaattTGCCAATCAAATTGTGGAAAAATCTTCAATTAGttatctagtagagttagactATCTATAGGGCGTGACCGTTCTCCAAATCCTATTAACATGAGATGTTTTGTGCACTGGATTGCTTTTTTAGTTATCTAGTGgagtaaattttaatatatacttcttttttttaggGAAAGGGAACTTAAAAACTACTTCAACTTAGTTCTTCAATGCATAAAGTACATTGTGGTAGGTGAGGAAGCGCAAAAATAAGCACAGGGAAAAATGATATGTCTGTCTGTTTGGTCAAACTTCTAAAATCTTAAGTGAAAATGCTTTtgaaaaaaagtacttttggtGAAAGAAGAGAACTTACTTGCACTTTGTTACAAGGATTGTTAACATCACAATAAGCTTCAAGAGTAATCAAAGCTTGATTGTCTAATTTCATGGCATAATTATAGCAAGGGCAGCTCTTGCCTAGTATGCTTCTGAATGTTGGGCAGCATGCATCTATTGAACTTGTTTTCGTCATGCAAGTTTTAACCTTTGCTTTATCAGCAGCACTGCATTTCGGCTGCGCCTGAGGGAGCACCCGGGGGCTTGGACTGGCAGAAATGGTGGCGACTGCTTCCACTGTGCCAGTCCTGCTCCTATCAGCTACCACTTTCTGGTACATTTTTCACAAAATGCTTTGTTAGGTTCTATTTTCGCTTTATATAGGATTCAAGTTCATCGAAAGGGGAAAACGCTTCCtatcaataaatttttctaTTTGTAAGACAAAGAAGGAATAACTTACTTGAACAGTTTTACATGGATTATTGATATCACAATAGCTCTGGAGAGTAATTAAAGCTTGATTATCCAAATCCTCAGCATAATTGTAACACTTACAATTAGCACCAATTGTCCTCTTAAATAAGGGGCAACATTTATCTATAGAAACTGTTTGTGTCATGcacttctttattttccccTTATCACTATTGCTGCAACTAGTGGTCGCGCTAAAGCGCGACTGCGAATAGGTGGCGATGTTTTTCGCCACCGCTTGCTGATGGCTGCAGAGTACAAATGCAGCCATCAAAAACATGAGAATCACATACCCTCTAGTCATTTTTGCTATCGTATTCGTTCTTCTCTCTAGCTACTATAAATCTTGTGTGTTTTGCAAAATAATTAAGCTAGTAGTTCTATTTATGCACATAAAATAGGATAGTGGTACTGTTTTAGGAAGTACTTAATAACAAGTGGatgaaaaaataacataaaagttGACAACAAGTGGACATAATAATACGAAAAAGTTGAACACATGCTCGTAGAAAGAGGAAATAAGGTGATTAATTTGAATAATGTAACGGTAGGTAAGGAGCTAGATGCCTTAGGTTCATCCAAATCTCTTTGAATATATGGAAATAagaactttttatatttttaatgaaaattttgaattcgcaactaataataaattgttttagAGCCactttccctattttttttagatttaagtATTTTAGGATTTGGTTGAAATAACATTATGGTTTCCACATTCTCCTAAGTGCAACAGCAAATTTAATATTGCACACAATAGATTCTCCTAGCCGCCCCCCTTtctttaataaacttaattttactttttgtctCTTGGTTGAAAAATTGAAAGTATCTAGAAGTGTTCTCCACTATTAactactaataatataaaatttaaacaatatattatttggAGTGGGATACACATGCAACCATGTGATTGACGTGAATTCTACctagaatttgaatttatgatctaaagtaaaaaatttgaatttcttagtctttatttttaattattattctttttatttaagatgttcgatattcatattatagtctgatcaatttaaatttgtgttaaATAAGACCCCGTTCAAAAGTAGCGTTTTATATCAAGAATTTTTCTATACCTAAGATTTGAACTTTGAGAAATCTAGTTAAAAAAGTATTCTTATCCATTGTACCATATCCATCTGTATTTTACCTTATAATTTGGCATTTGCCTTAGGAACCAATTAATTCAAACTTAAGAAGTCCCACATTTTGAAAGGTAAAACATTCCGCACCAAAGGTGATTTCATAACTCAAGACTTGAACTCGAGATCTTTGATTAAGGATAAAGAAATAGTTATCTGTCAAATTCGGAAATTCATTAATAaccattatatatatgtatttttgagTTCATTGCTCTATACATTCTCTTGGAATTTCTGTTCCGGTTAAGGAAAAGATATACACTTTCAATGAACAACTATAACAATATAGTCTGGAAAGGGTAGAGTATATGCAGATCTTATCCCGTACCTTGATAGGTAGAGAGACAATTTTCGAAAGATTCTTAGCTTAAGGAAAGCAAAAACACAACATTTATGAAGGCATAAACAGCGTAACAACAACATGATAGTAAGAAAATAGAGGCATTAGAGACGTGtagcaataaaaaaattaagattgagATATACATAAATAGTATAAGTGCTTTCAATGACTGAGCAATCAATCTTAGTGTTTATCTTCCTACCAGTAATTGTATCGATTCACTTTATATCAGTGTATTATTGCAAAGCGAAAATATACGACTAATATAAAGTGAATCGATTAACTGTATCGAAAATTTTTAAACTAAACTATTATTTACATTTGATAATTAGTCAGATTATCGTTGTGATTGATAATTAAGACAAAAAGTACCATTATTTTCGAATTTTTGTCTACTTATAGTCttatattttcatgttattGTTGAGCCTAAAATGAACTTGGGTTGATCAATTAAGCATTGGGCCTAAAGTATTACTAACTGATGGATCAAACCAAATAAGTATTCTGCTTTATGTTTAACGGAGTAAGTGATAAATACTCATACATTCTTGTAAATACAAAGTCATTCATCTATCGATGATTTTACAGGGCCACCTATCCAACATATATTCAGAGAAGACCTCATCGTAACTGACATTTTATCTAAATATAACTATTCCAACGTTGTTATTACTATATATCATTAGCTAGAACGTGTCGATTAAAATAGAATGAgtagtttaaaattaaattcaaaggTCATATATCTTATATTGTCTTCTAGCTCGACCTTTAGTGTCACTCTCACGTGGGGTACTTTGAGCTTGTCTCAATTAACCGATTctgaaatataaagaagtaaatagctagaaataaaatgaatataatcatttaataaaaaaagatatatgcaaaaatatatatcacaattaattatttgtaacATAGAAGATAATTAAATCCAAAGGTCATATTCTATAAATATTCATCTTTTTAGGACCACTAATGTATTAGTCAAGGAACAATTACTAACATTTGGCTAATTTTTTATCAGGGTAAAGATTCTAGGAATTTTGTTTTGAATCAAACAgtaaattaataacaaaattattatcTTTGTCCTTCACGTTGGGAgaaaaaaatagagattttCGATTATTCTTTGTCCATTTGTTGATTCTTGAAAATAAGTGCACAAAGAATCTCTATGTGGATTTTCCATTCTCCAAAATCAATACTTTTGGATTCATATATTAAGAAGTcatgcataatatataaatgtatactTTAACTTGTGATAGTATaatcttcaattttaaatatatataaacatatattaaaatttgtataatatatgtttattgtgaCTTATTTGTTTGTAGATATGCTAAATCATTATGGAGCCATTAAAATACTAAGTTATTATGTATCAATTGATTGTTTATTGATTGCTTATCGATTTTAACCTTTAAGATTTGacataaaaaatcaatgaaaataacttataaacaaaataataaaccaAATGAACCATGCACAtgagttgataaattttatatctttcTCAAAAGTATAAAACTGACACATTGTAGAGTAATCGAGAGCTTAAGACTATTAGAAATGAAGTACGAGACTAAATTTTAAGGTAGAACTTTATATAGcgaataatataaatataatttattgtaattttctatgatccattttagtaaaaaacTTCAAGCAGTTAAAACCAATAATCAGATAatagaaaaaatcaaaactatTACCAAAACCCCTAAAGCAATAAATTTCATATCCAATTAACGTTGCTTAATAAAGAGAAAGAGTTACGAATCACAGATGGATTTCtcgatatttaaaaaaaaagtaaaaggaaGTCAAGTTTCATGTCCAACAAATTActttatgtaaaataatattttattttttgtacgTACTAGGTAGAATGCATTCTTGTTTATCAGTAATTAAAAGTTTAGTATCGTAGTACTATAAGATACTCATTATAATATAAAGATTCGTACAAAAACGTGTGAAGTGATATattccaaacttaaccaaaaaaaaaaaaaaccatacaaaattgaaactttaatttAGTATAAATGAGGTTTGATTCTATAGAACATTTTTAATGGACGCAaactattttctaaaattataataGTAAGTGTATGCATGTGcaaattgatttattattttttaatggagATGAACATACATAGCTATTATTTGCATATTAGATTTAAATGTTCCAATACAAAAGTTGAATagtaaaaacaattataaaattacataatgaaaagtaaagagcaaaaaaaaaatgagactAATAGGTATGTTTTGTATAGGTATCCTAGAATTAGAAGACCCTGGTCTTCCTTAACTATCggaataaaaatatcttttagcGGTAATAATTATACACATTAATAAAAAGTGATAATATCTTTTATCAACTTGAGTGAATAGCCATTAAATCTAATATCGCTATAGGCCTTAGACATATTTACAGAAAAtgttaattatttctaaaaataccTATTTAACGACGATATCCTAGGGCAGCAGGGACCAAACTTCTGGTGGGTGTTAATTAGTTCAAAAGCTTGTCGATCTAGAAACTTGTCAGTTTGCTTCTTAGCGCATCATTGGTATTACAGTGTCATTAATAATCAAatgagaaattaatttttttttccaaatataaaaatatacataattttttaaagctATTAAAAAGAGTGAGAAATacaaagtgaaataaaaaatatttgaacgtCCCTCTCTTTACAGTCAAGTAATTTAACGCCCCTTCGAGAACGCGATCACCTACATCTCCATGAGTTTAAGAATCTAGCTTTTTATTGAATTGagttttgaattaataattaaaaatatatagatagaaTATTTTTAGTCTAAGACATATTTGCCAAAACCCAATATATAAACTAGCATTTAGATGTTAATTTGGCACTGAAAAAATATGGAATCCCATAATGTGGAGAAAATAGAGACTCAAAATCAGATTCCACAAATTATGGAGTCTAGTAAAGGAACCTCTTTCTTTAGAACATGTTTCAATGGTATTAATGCATTATCAGGTAAAcatctcattatttttttaaatattttttttttgttattttcaagacacatcaaaattagaaataagTCATAATCACTTAGCTTATCGAAGATATGATCCAAGAACCAAGATAGGAGGATATGAAATTCGTGAATTAGTGTAAAAAGGTTAGTCGTGTTGTTTAGTTTTCCTTATCAGTGGTATTAGTATTTTTCCGCCTACTTTCTTATACTTCttattatgttttctttatttcaattatcGTACTATTTTGCTACTGgcatttttttccctttcttgttttgttatgctttacttgagTCAATGGTGtatcagaaacaacctctctcTCAACCCTCATAATGCAGCCAGACCCTACTTGTAGGATTTcactgaatatgttattgtataatttaattGAAGTTATATGCACCGATagagtcaaattttttttatgttactttattattatttctatcgTCTTACCTATAAGTATATCACAAagatgaattaaattatttgtattcACCTTATAAGTGACCTGACTGTATAAATATTCACTAGAactcttttttgtttcttctttcatATAGGTATTGGAATAATATCAATACCCTATGCACTTTCCCAAGGAGGATGGTTATGTTTGATGCTACTTCTTTTAGTAGCAATTATATGTTGTTACACAGGAATACTTTTGCAAAAATGCATGAGTGTTTCACCATCAATTAAGACATATCCTGATATTGGTGAATTTGCTTTTGGTAACAAAGGAAGAATATTGATATCCATCTTCTTATATCTTGAACTATACTTTGTTGCAATTGAATTCCTCATATTAGAAGGTGACAATTTGCAAAAATTATTCCCAaatgcaaaaattcattttgGTTGTGTTAAAATTGTTGGAAGGGAAGTATTTGTTTTATTAGTTGCTATTATCATATTGCCAACAACATGGTTGAAAAGTTTAGGTTTATTGGCTTATGTTTCTATTGGtggagttttggcttcaattgttttggttttttcaatattttgggTTGGTGCAATTGATGGTATTGgatttgaagaaaaaggtgTGATTTGGAGATGGGATGGATTGATAAGTGCAATAAGTATGTATACATTTTGTTATTGTGGTCATGCTGTGTTCCCAACAATATGCAATTCCATGAAGGATAGAAGCCAATTTCCCAAGGTAATAATatcttattcataaatatatgtattacaTCGGTTTCAGTTTACGTGGTACTAGTTGACTAGATATAAATCTCAAGGaagcatattttttttgaaagttgtGGTTATATATCGTTTCATTAAGGGTGTAAAATGTTGTTTTTTCTATTATAGAAAGACCGATGAAATCTCTTTTGAGacgataaattaaaaattatataaaaataagtcataaaatgAGACGAAGGAAGTATAACTCGCACACCACATAGGAAATAATTCTAACACTTGAAAGTTGAAGAGAAGTACTCCAAACCATAAAAATAGACAGaacaatacaataaaatatttttgttcaatACTTGTTTGAATATAAAGTTgacaaatgacataaataatatgtctaattataaaaaaaatgacatttcatattaactcataataaattataaatatcttTTCTACGGCCTACATGTAATATTATACACATTTTATTTGATCATCGTgtatatataacttaatttttttttgggtcaaaACAGGTTTTATTTGTGTGCTTTATAGTAAGCACCATAACCTATGGATCAATGGCAACTATGGGGTACTTAATGTATGGACAAAATTTAATGTCACAAATAACATTAAATCTCCCAACGGGGAAAATTAGTTCAAAAATCGCGATATATACGACACTTGTTAATCCAATAACAAAGTATGCTCTTGTCGTCTCTCCAATTGCAACGGCTATTGAAGATAAATTACCTTTACGAAAGAGTAAATTTATCGTAAGCTACTTCATCAGAACACTTTTAGTCATCAGCACGGTCACTGTTGCGTTAACCGTTCCATTCTTTGGATATGTCATGGCATTTACGGGTGCGCTTTTGGGCGTTACCGTGTCGATATTGTTACCATGCCTATGCTACCTCAAGATCAAGAAACCTTCCtatttggaaattatgtttattgttatgattttgatttttggttCTTCAGTTACCCTATCTGGAACTTACacttctttgaaaaatattattagtcaTGTGTAGGGGTGACGAATAATAGTCCTGAATCAAGAATTAATTATAAGTTTGTCATTGTAACTTTGTGATACTAACTGAAATTCATGTCTAGTTATATGATCCCTTTTCATTCATTTACAAGTTAAAATACCTTCTTCGTCATGATCACTATGTCTCGTGAACACCTGACACGAACATGACACGTATAGTACGTATGGAAAGTGTCTAGGTGATCAAAATTTGTAAGTTGGAGTGTTCAATTGACACAATGGAGACGATCAAGCAATTTCAAAGTCAGGCTTGTTTCATGTTTTTATGGTAACTGAAAGTAGCAATCTAATAATACATCAGATGGCACACGCATACAATATCTCATCCGTTATAAT
The window above is part of the Solanum pennellii chromosome 5, SPENNV200 genome. Proteins encoded here:
- the LOC107020251 gene encoding uncharacterized protein LOC107020251 isoform X2, with product MTRGYVILMFLMAAFVLCSHQQAVAKNIATYSQSRFSATTSCSNSDKGKIKKCMTQTVSIDKCCPLFKRTIGANCKCYNYAEDLDNQALITLQSYCDINNPCKTVQKVVADRSRTGTVEAVATISASPSPRVLPQAQPKCSAADKAKVKTCMTKTSSIDACCPTFRSILGKSCPCYNYAMKLDNQALITLEAYCDVNNPCNKVQVI
- the LOC107020249 gene encoding uncharacterized protein LOC107020249 isoform X3, which encodes MELVYLLCSILSTSFTSFFLSLLLLIRLLLRRLGYRFDAAGAGEGKDCVSLYEGTVWHERRRPVHHSFRYPVRYALIDLDRSSNPPSDHFSANEARRISGTTGPVFLLTIPPSVGYVQNPLSLYYCYDTEGSLQYLKKCIAEVTNTPWGERVSFLFNPNSDVVAKSLHVSPFMDMLGNWTMKTNTPGDNLFVTISVNHPKHGEYFSASLMAKRVSSSTHTDLDLFFWLMPHKVALGIYWQALKLWWKGVPFLQHPRYYNPRYREEAILSDEKLQCCPAFAFETQNNQQAGEHCFSPADHSTSRHHGFTWRDAKWPWC
- the LOC107020249 gene encoding uncharacterized protein LOC107020249 isoform X2 — its product is MELVYLLCSILSTSFTSFFLSLLLLIRLLLRRLGYRFDAAGAGEGKDCVSLYEGTVWHERRRPVHHSFRYPVRYALIDLDRSSNPPSDHFSANEARRISGTTGPVSFLLTIPPSVGYVQNPLSLYYCYDTEGSLQYLKKCIAEVTNTPWGERVSFLFNPNSDVVAKSLHVSPFMDMLGNWTMKTNTPGDNLFVTISVNHPKHGEYFSASLMAKRVSSSTHTDLDLFFWLMPHKVALGIYWQALKLWWKGVPFLQHPRYYNPRYREEAILSDEKLQCCPAFAFETQNNQQAGEHCFSPADHSTSRHHGFTWRDAKWPWC
- the LOC107020249 gene encoding amino acid transporter AVT1I isoform X1; this encodes MRSFNVVRLLHLRHRTINRLESTVSVLQITQLQDIMASLGGMQNGPGANCSIGIISIPYALSQGGWLCLMLLLLVAIICCYTGILLQKCMSVSPSIKTYPDIGEFAFGNKGRILISIFLYLELYFVAIEFLILEGDNLQKLFPNAKIHFGCVKIVGREVFVLLVAIIILPTTWLKSLGLLAYVSIGGVLASIVLVFSIFWVGAIDGIGFEEKGVIWRWDGLISAISMYTFCYCGHAVFPTICNSMKDRSQFPKVLFVCFIVSTITYGSMATMGYLMYGQNLMSQITLNLPTGKISSKIAIYTTLVNPITKYALVVSPIATAIEDKLPLRKSKFIVSYFIRTLLVISTVTVALTVPFFGYVMAFTGALLGVTVSILLPCLCYLKIKKPSYLEIMFIVMILIFGSSVTLSGTYTSLKNIISHV
- the LOC107020251 gene encoding uncharacterized protein LOC107020251 isoform X1, whose translation is MTRGYVILMFLMAAFVLCSHQQAVAKNIATYSQSRFSATTSCSNSDKGKIKKCMTQTVSIDKCCPLFKRTIGANCKCYNYAEDLDNQALITLQSYCDINNPCKTVQKVVADRSRTGTVEAVATISASPSPRVLPQAQPKCSAADKAKVKTCMTKTSSIDACCPTFRSILGKSCPCYNYAMKLDNQALITLEAYCDVNNPCNKVQVSSLLSPKVLFFKSIFT